One part of the Phacochoerus africanus isolate WHEZ1 chromosome 7, ROS_Pafr_v1, whole genome shotgun sequence genome encodes these proteins:
- the CDKN1B gene encoding cyclin-dependent kinase inhibitor 1B yields MSNVRVSNGSPSLERMDARQAEYPKPSACRNLFGPVNHEELTRDLEKHCRDMEEASQRKWNFDFQNHKPLEGKYEWQEVEKGSLPEFYYRPPRPPKGACKVPAQEGQGVSGTRQAVPLIGSQANSEDTHLVDQKTDAPDSQTGLAEQCTGIRKRPATDDSSPQNKRANRTEENVSDGSPNSASVEQTPKKPGLRRRQT; encoded by the exons ATGTCAAACGTGAGAGTGTCTAACGGGAGCCCGAGCCTGGAGCGGATGGACGCCAGACAGGCGGAGTACCCCAAGCCCTCGGCCTGCCGAAACCTCTTCGGCCCGGTCAATCACGAAGAGTTAACCCGGGACTTGGAGAAGCACTGCAGAGACATGGAAGAGGCCAGCCAGCGCAAGTGGAATTTTGATTTTCAGAATCACAAGCCCCTGGAGGGCAAATACGAGTGGCAGGAGGTGGAAAAGGGCAGCTTGCCCGAGTTCTACTACAGACCCCCGCGGCCACCCAAAGGCGCCTGCAAGGTGCCGGCGCAGGAGGGCCAGGGTGTCAGCGGGACCCGCCAGGCGGTGCCTTTAATTGGGTCTCAGGCCAACTCAGAGGACACACATTTGGTAGACCAAAAGACTGATGCACCGGACAGCCAGACGGGGTTAGCGGAGCAGTGCACTGGGATAAGGAAGCGACCTGCCACAGACG ATTCCTCTCCTCAAAACAAAAGAGCCAacagaacagaagaaaatgtttcagACGGTTCCCCGAACTCGGCTTCAGTGGAGCAGACGCCTAAGAAGCCCGGCCTCAGAAGGCGTCAAACGTAA